One window from the genome of Magnolia sinica isolate HGM2019 chromosome 4, MsV1, whole genome shotgun sequence encodes:
- the LOC131243462 gene encoding probable aquaporin TIP1-2: MAGNVVGVGDEESLPIGTRIQPFSSTPRSEDWRLEDSTKTTSGQSLYERLGLPEFFSLEVWRASVAELVGTAILVFALDTIAISSFETDTKTPNLMMSALIFLSVTILLLATAPVSGGHINPIVSFSATLIGLISPARAAIYILAQCIGGVLGALALKAVVGNTIENAFSLGGCTLSVIALGPHGPITVGIDTGSALWLEIICSFVFLYASIWMAFDRRQAKVLGPVKVCVIIGAVVGLLVLISSTLTAKKGYSGAGLNPARCVGPALVRGGHLWDGHWVFWVGPIIACLVFYLYVKIIPRRHFHADEFKYDVFTTVKVLFQ, translated from the exons ATGGCTGGAAATGTTGTAGGCGTTGGAGATGAAGAAAGTCTCCCCATTGGGACTAGAATCCAGCCTTTCTCCTCCACCCCAAG gTCTGAAGACTGGCGGTTGGAGGATAGCACGAAGACCACATCTGGTCAATCACTCTATGAGAGGTTGGGCTTGCCCGAGTTTTTCTCCTTAGAG GTGTGGCGAGCATCAGTGGCCGAGCTGGTCGGCACGGCGATCCTCGTCTTCGCGCTCGACACAATCGCAATCTCCTCCTTTGAGACCGACACAAAGACTCCCAACCTCATGATGTCAGCCCTCATATTCCTCTCCGTGACAATTCTCCTCCTCGCTACCGCCCCAGTCTCCGGCGGCCACATCAATCCAATCGTCAGCTTTTCCGCGACTCTGATCGGACTCATCTCTCCTGCACGTGCCGCCATCTACATTCTCGCCCAGTGCATTGGAGGCGTGCTCGGTGCACTTGCACTAAAGGCTGTCGTCGGCAATACCATTGAGAATGCATTTTCTCTCGGTGGATGTACCCTCTCCGTCATTGCACTGGGACCTCATGGGCCCATCACCGTCGGTATCGACACAGGCTCCGCTCTCTGGCTCGAGATCATATGCTCATTTGTATTTCTCTACGCATCGATATGGATGGCCTTCGATAGACGGCAGGCAAAGGTTCTAGGGCCTGTCAAGGTGTGTGTGATCATCGGTGCTGTGGTGGGGCTGTTGGTGCTTATATCCTCCACGTTGACAGCGAAGAAAGGGTACTCAGGCGCTGGGTTGAACCCTGCTCGGTGTGTAGGGCCAGCACTTGTTAGAGGCGGCCACCTCTGGGATGGACACTGGGTGttttgggtggggcccatcatcgCCTGTTTGGTATTCTATCTATACGTCAAGATCATTCCACGTCGTCATTTCCATGCAGATGAGTTTAAGTACGACGTATTTACTACAGTGAAGGTTCTGTTTCAGTAG